A portion of the Juglans microcarpa x Juglans regia isolate MS1-56 chromosome 1D, Jm3101_v1.0, whole genome shotgun sequence genome contains these proteins:
- the LOC121236200 gene encoding BTB/POZ domain-containing protein At3g50780-like encodes MAEIRLTRVEQGQTKIRNVPIAVTPEGFWCCPSPVGFQKTLKAQNPLNKPKPSSPPPKTTVTKKQTPVTERKPTFTPSRPDQRTFVPDTPGLSAPVAAERAPRPKIENLPRKVAIEFGEPGTSDMKVILLGKQGFCVKLSVHKNVLVENSRYIADKLSQPQSGTSSLEIEDCEDVEIYVETVGLMYCKEIKQRLIKQSVSRVLRILKVAELLGFNSCMQSCLEYLEAVPWVGEEEEKVVSSVLRLQGEGIGVTPVLKRVSSDASKQPKDTLSQIIDLVLKSNEERGRREMKSVVLKLLRENNSLPSCAGSSDIFNETVYSSCKSCLSSLLSLFRHAAEPGFADKPMDYREPVVKQIALEADNLSWLVEILADRQAADEFALLWAGQQELASLHSKLPIVSRYHISCITARLFVGIGRGELLPSKDTRQLLLQTWLEPLINDYSWLQHGCRSFDRKVVEEGIGRTILTLPLEEQQSILLSWLGSFLKAGDNCPNLQRAFEVWWRRTFIRPYVETPGNNFQSDSSMTSPVITLKKQPHE; translated from the exons ATGGCTGAAATTAGACTTACAAGGGTAGAACAAGGCCAGACGAAGATCAGAAATGTCCCAATTGCGGTGACCCCGGAAGGTTTTTGGTGTTGTCCTTCTCCAGTTGGGTTTCAAAAGACCCTCAAAGCTCAAAACCCTCTAAACAAGCCAAAACCCTCCTCACCACCACCCAAGACCACTGTCACCAAGAAACAGACCCCAGTAACTGAAAGAAAGCCAACATTCACCCCATCAAGACCAGATCAGCGAACCTTTGTCCCTGATACACCCGGCCTGAGTGCACCTGTGGCTGCTGAAAGAgcaccaagacccaaaattgaaaatttgccAAGGAAGGTGGCAATTGAGTTTGGTGAGCCTGGAACTAGTGATATGAAGGTGATTTTACTTGGAAAGCAGGGATTTTGTGTGAAATTGAGTGTTCATAAGAATGTTCTAGTGGAGAATAGCCGTTATATTGCAGACAAGCTTTCTCAACCACAGTCTGGTACGTCATCTCTTGAAATTGAGGATTGTGAGGATGTTGAGATATATGTTGAAACTGTGGGACTAATGTATTGCAAAGAAATTAAGCAACGACTGATCAAGCAAAGTGTCTCTCGCGTCCTCCGCATTCTTAAG GTTGCAGAACTACTTGGCTTCAACTCTTGCATGCAGTCATGTTTAGAATACTTGGAAGCTGTCCCTTGGgttggtgaagaagaagaaaaggtggTTTCGTCTGTCCTACGACTCCAGGGTGAGGGCATCGGTGTCACCCCAGTATTGAAGCGAGTTTCTTCTGATGCCTCCAAACAGCCAAAAGACACACTTTCACAAATAATTGACCTCGTTCTCAAAAGCAATGAGGAGCGAGGCCGAAGGGAAATGAAATCAGTAGTGCTGAAGCTTCTTAGGGAGAATAACAGTCTCCCAAGCTGTGCAGGTTCATCTGATATCTTCAATGAAACCGTTTATAGCTCATGCAAAAGCTGCTTGAGTTCTCTTTTGTCTTTGTTTAGGCATGCTGCTGAACCTGGGTTTGCTGATAAACCTATGGACTACAGAGAACCTGTAGTGAAGCAAATAGCTCTAGAGGCTGATAACCTTTCATGGTTGGTCGAGATTTTAGCTGACAGGCAAGCAGCAGATGAATTTGCACTATTGTGGGCTGGCCAGCAAGAGTTGGCTTCACTACATTCAAAGCTGCCCATTGTGTCTCGTTATCATATTAGCTGCATTACAGCAAGGCTATTTGTTGGCATCGGAAGAGGCGAGCTCCTGCCATCAAAGGACACCCGTCAATTGCTATTACAAACCTGGTTAGAGCCATTGATTAATGACTACAGCTGGTTACAACATGGGTGCAGATCATTTGATAGAAAGGTTGTGGAGGAAGGAATTGGGAGGACAATCCTCACCCTGCCTCTAGAGGAGCAGCAGAGCATATTGCTTTCTTGGTTAGGAAGTTTTTTGAAGGCTGGTGATAACTGCCCAAATCTTCAGAGAGCCTTCGAGGTCTGGTGGCGGAGGACATTCATCAGGCCTTACGTTGAAACTCCAGGTAATAATTTCCAGTCAGATAGCTCAATGACATCACCAGTAATAACCCTGAAGAAACAACCGCACGAGTGA